A window of the Anthonomus grandis grandis chromosome 9, icAntGran1.3, whole genome shotgun sequence genome harbors these coding sequences:
- the LOC126740549 gene encoding uncharacterized protein LOC126740549: protein MANNGSRRLLNLERFAANPDDMYELLDDLESDFEVESDNDDEFFAPPERVLSEDEESESSSDSSSDEDAPRPSTSQKESSAPIWVKQPFEGKEIPTMFDNHEPVAARGNRQGRPGLPF from the exons ATGGCGAATAACG GATCCAGGAGATTATTGAACTTGGAGAGGTTCGCAGCCAATCCAGATGACATGTATGAACTCCTTGATGACCTTGAGTCCGATTTCGAGGTGGAAAGCGATAATGATGATGAATTTTTTGCTCCACCCGAACGCGTTTTATCGGAAGATGAAGAGTCCGAAAGCAGCAGCGACAGCAGCAGTGACGAGGACGCGCCTAGACCTAGTACCAGCCAAAAAGAGTCTTCTGCTCCAATATGGGTAAAGCAACCATTTGAAGGCAAAGAAATCCCTACTATGTTTGATAACCATGaaccagtggcggctcgtgggaaTAGGCAGGGTAGGCCTGGCCTACCCTTTTGA